The Hordeum vulgare subsp. vulgare chromosome 4H, MorexV3_pseudomolecules_assembly, whole genome shotgun sequence genomic interval CATGATGCCTACTGCCTTTTAttattttcatttattttttataTGTAATATATTTagctatctatctatcactacttatttcTTGCAAGTAACTAGTTCAtggggattaacaaccctcttgcccgcgttgggtgcgagtgtgtgctcttttgtgtgtaggcgcaaAAGACAGGAAATTatgtggttctcctattggttttataaccttggttctcactaccggaaatatttatatataccatgttgcatcatcccctcctctccggggaaaacccaacgcagatcacaagtatgaggaagaaTTTCTCGTGCCGGGAATATAACCAATTTCCTGATCaagtaccttctcacaaattatcGTTCACTTGCTctactttttattttctcttatatttttcttgctttaAAAACAAAaagtacaaaaatatttacctctgctagtttacttgtttgcttgctttACTTGCTAGTTTATCAGTttcgcttgttactttgcttgcttggtCATCATGTCTCAAcacaacactaagttgtgtgacttctcgaatactaataaaaaTTATCTTATTAGTaatcctataccacccgccactagtgcggtgatttatgatattaatgctgcattgctgaatcttgtgatgaaagaacaattttcgagAAGCCTAATAAGGATCACGCTACTCATCTCAACACCTTTGTTGAGTTATGttatatgaaaaataaaaatgatatgtATAATGATGTGgttaaattaaaattatttccttttgcaCTACGAGATAAAGCGaaatcttggttttcatctttaccatgtaatagtattagaacatgggataaatgtaaagatgcttttattaccaagtattttcctcttgCAAAGATCATCTCCATTAGAAATCAAATTATGGATTTTAAGAGACATGGTCAAGAACATGTTGTACAAGGTTGGTAGAGGATAAAATTGATAATtaaaaattgccctactcatagtttgaacttatggatgattatccCAAACTTCTATTGTGGACTAAATTTTATATCTACGAATATTCTAGATTCTGTCGAGGTAGTGCCTTCATGGAGGTGAtattaggagaggccaccaaacttttggacaacatcatgacaaactattctcattggcataccaaaagagctccaactggtaagaaggtaaattcaattgaggaaatcgctactttgagtgagaaagtggatgctcttatgaatatggcTGCTAGTAAAAAATTCTCATGTTGACCCTAATGATaagcctttgtctactttgattcaGCAAAATGataatgctattgatgtgaactttatctcgcaaaacaacttcaacaacaatacTTATAGAGGAAGTTTCATCACTAGACCGTACCCCGATAATTCCtacaataattatggtaattcttatggaaattcttcTACAAATAATAATAGGTTGTCCTTTGATCTTGATAACACGAGTAAATAATACACTAGTTCTCAAAAAAAAGTATGATAGAAAAAAAAGTTGCATaaagttgatgatttggctaggaacatggttataattgctcttgatgtggaaACTCTTAAAAATAAAATTGGCCACCAAAGCATgatatcagtaagtccattaaatctatccaaatatctattaatgaaagtaaggagaggaccgcaaGGTTGAGAACCAAATGAGAATTCCTAGAGAAGGCTCTTCCACCCGATTTTTACCGTaaacatgatgaagatcttaacatGATTGGTACTTCTCATATTGAAAATAGATGATAAAGGGATTCGGGATGAGTCCAATTTAGCTATAAATCATCCCATTTGCTTGAAGGGTGATTATTctaatgataaaattgaaaagagtgggtttgaagaggtcaaaactttaaatagtgatgtgcccactatcttggaataaaaggactttaattatgagagTTTCTCTTTAGTATAATGTATTTCCTTACtgaaatccattattagctcatccaatgcttatgaacaaaataaagcttttactaaacatatactagaagcaatgataaaagcctatgatgagaaactttagctagaagtctctattcctagaaagttcaatggtgagtgggaacctactattaaaattaagctCAAAGATTATGAATgggatgctttgtgtgaccttggtgctagtgtttcaactatacctaaatctctatGTGATGTCCTTGGTCTCACTGATAtacatgagtgttcccttaacttgcatcttgcggattctactatcaagaaacctttgGGAAGAACAAATGATGTTCTTATAATTCCTAAAAGAAATTGTGTTCCTATAGATTTCATagttcttgatattgaatgcaacctatcttgtccaataatacttgggaaACCTTTCTTCCGAACTATAGGTACAATTACTGATATGAAAGAGAGAATGTGAGATCGATAGaaaaggtgtctagaggggggtgaatagactacttgcataaattaaaattcatagcctttcccaatttaatggttggtagattttattgattctaacaagtctagtccaccctacacatgctagtcaataaatatggcagcggaaagtaaatactttggacatgtagtaaggagtagagttcagGAAGATCAAACAAGAAGAAGTTAACACGacgattttttgcatggttccgataggtggcgcaatTGTACattcatgttagtggagacttcaacccacggagggtaacggttgtgagattcctgaaagcacaattgctccctaaggtggttttggtaattaatcacaacatatgcatcattggactaatgaatttattcaagtacatttcagaaaagttcaaagatgctttgtctAGGAGATTTCCCTTTgaggcaaggaaggaataggattggctaaagcttcaagcaagaagactcttcattttacactttgtgggaaatcactttgagtccatagaaaatccaacactattaaaaggggatgaggtattataatgaattggttgctcaagtgcttagagatagacaccaaaaatactcatccactTTCCCACAAACTATATCTGCCCCAAGCCAAATATGCAAAATCGGTTTCACCAACATTTCCCACTCGGCTATacagattttacacttagacacatCCTATGCCagtcccaccatctcggtacaaccaacattcctatcggtgccaccgagattgggtggCCAACATTCTATTTAGATAACTTCAAGTTTCAGATTTTCcgagtttgaagtcggtctcaccaagttttggaaccagtctaggtcatcgtatcggtaccaccgagattcctatattagtctcaccgagaattcaaaagttgccacattcagtgcaactcggtaccatcgagattcatttcggtgttaccgagttgggaaataatgttgtaatggttggatttggggggtgcctatatatactcgtgcacctacctctcactcatagagaaagcactcagaacacacttacacttaccagatccatttttctgagagagagccacctactcatgtgtcaaGATCAAGAGataccattccaaccatttgaaccttgatttctagcctctccTAGTtggtttccacaagatcaatctatcctacccatgccaaatctgtgggagagtgattgagtgctgaggagactatctttagaagcacaagagcaaggagttcattcttgtaccacatctattaccttttggagggtggtgcctcctagatttgttaggtgtctaTTGAGAGTCTCCTACTTCGTAttctggagttgaaccaagatgtttgtatgggcaaggagatcgcctacttcgtgaagatctaccgtgagtaaggctagtcatgtgtggacgaaAGCCGTGATGGaacagacaaggccgcttcttcatcgaccccttgtgggtggagttcTCGATGGactctccgtgggttgaagtcttcactaacatggacgtacgatagcgccacctatcagaacgatGCCAAAAATCTCTCTGTCAacatttgcgtttgatctccctaccttaccctctactttacacttgcatgtttttcttactgctgctatactcttagatatgcatgtgtagggtgtactttacTAGATATAGTTGcgaaaactggcccacactaaaaattgtgaaaatgctaagtttttatcttgtcatgtagtctaatcaccccccccccctctagacatactttcgatcctacaagtggtattagagctttggtctccattgcattggtttcacaacctaggagagtatggcgtctagtgagggaaattatcaccgtagaggtccatatttcgatggcactaattttgctagttggaagcataaaatgaaatgtatattcttggtcataatattgccatttgggttgttgttcgtgttggtgtgcaaggtgatttcttcggagaaggaagagaacccgATCATGATGCCATAtcagaagaattgaagatgctCCAATTCAATGCTCAAGCATGTGACATCATGTACAACTACTTGTGtcctgaagaattcaacaaaattagtcgccttgagaatgcaaaggaaatttgggatacttcgattgatatgcacgaaggtactgattctgtcacagaatctaagttggatgtgcttcaaagtcagcttgacaagttcaatatgaaggatggtgaaggagtcgctgcgatgtattctaggctagctctcatcacaaatgagattgacagcttaggaagcgaagagatgactgacaaattcatcgtcaagaagatacttagagctttggatggaagatacaacACCGTGTGCACATCAATCCAAATGATGGACAACTAtaaagatctcaagcctactgaagtcattggaaggattggtgctcatgaaatgtctctcaatgacaaagatgagttgcacaactagTCAAGCGGTTCTTACAAAGCTTCAGTCGAttctcccgctacttcaagtgacaaccttgttaccaatgaagatatcagcctcatggtcagaaagttcaacaagttctacaagagtagaggaaaaGAGACAGGATCAAGCTCAATATATGATGGGAAGCGTTTATCTAGTCATGAtcaaaactgctacaactgtggaaagcttgaacacttttccaatgagtgctcggatccccacaaacaaagagaagggTCGCCTAGAAGATGAaggtcaagagatgagtcacctcacaaagagagaaggagtagagaagatcattatgaaggaagacactcccggagaggcagagaattggagaagaaggacaagtacaccaagagcagtataagaagaagacatcaagctcatctaggtgaatgggtttccggctccgagtctgacaaccactcTGAGAGAAGTCATCACTCCAAATctaactatagtcaagatgaaggtgttgccggtattgcacttgtttcctccaactcctacgacttatttgattcaccaaatgaagggattggaaactgcttcatggcaaaaggcctcaaggtatcacaccctgagtaTTTTGACTTTTATAgtaatgaggatgacttgttaagggaatatgacttgctctttgataaggctagtgataacattgaaaatgaacttgctaattatcatgctagttaaGAGAAATCGAATGGTGATGATACAAAAGAGATTGAACGATTAaccaaagaattaaacactcttaagttagctcattaaACTACTCTACAAGattatagagagcttgcaagaaatcATGAGAAGATATgctttgagaagctaaatttagagcaagagcatgagttcctaaaagaaatcaatgatgatcttcgaaagaaagaATAGTTCcgctcactactaggaaaaggcctgctagtggcgcacctgttttggctactaatgacgcactacaggtgcgccactagcgtcacgccattagaattttttactaatggcgcaacacaggtgcgccattagtatctgatatactaatgacgcaccaggcagtgcggcattagtatagctcatggtgcgccattagtatctggtatactaatgacgcaccaggcgttgcgccattagtatagctcatggtgcgccattaatatgCCTCCcaggggccatatttacccatgtgctctggcttactaatgacgcactagttgacgatgcgccactagtgtgctttttgcagtgcgccactaaagtgctaaGTGGtgtgccactagtatgaatattaggtattattttttttctaatatttgcacaggttacaaaacatTCTAGATCATGAAAGGCGCGCGTTCCGCGCCCATCCATTTTAAAAATGTATTGATAGGATATTTGTAAATATATAGAAACAAAACATGTAGACAGATTTGTGAAAATTTTGGTCGATAGCAGCCAAGGAGTGTAGTAGTTGAGCAGTAGGTCCCCAGGAAGAAGGCCTATACACTATCACATTATGAAGAACTATCTGTCAAAGGATCAAAGTAGTGTCCGCCACTCTCGCAAACAACCATACAATATCAATACTTATTTGTATGCACTCGCAACCATCTGATTAGTAGGTAGTCATATCAACCAGAGAAGTTGTTGCTTCACAAGTCAAACATtcagacaagtccttgagaactgAGTTGATAGCTTGTTGTGGTTCATTTTCACATCAACAGTTTCCATCAGTTCAGAACCATCTTTACCTCCACTGCAAAGCATCTTCAACATCATAGGGCCTAACAGCAACATCGTATTAGCTTGCAGTTACTGAGCACAAGGAAATcaaaataacagtaacaaaaatGTTTACATCCTattaaaaagtatcagaaaacaaATACCACAAAAAATATGTGTCCAGTACATCTAGTATTAAAAGAGGAACGAACGTGGCTAAAATAGCATTTCTTCTTGGAGCATGTGTTTTTTTAACAGAGTGAACAGTTAGCAAAAAATATCTGTAACTTGGAGAACATGATAGAATCCTTGCAAAAACCATATTTTCGTTTTAAGGTATGTGCACTGTCATATGTGGACAATTATTCATAATATGAAAAATGAACCAACAACCAAGACAGCAGAAGCCCACATCAAGACTCGATGTAAGTTTCTCCAGGAGCAAAAGCTATACATGACGGTAGACCACCGATAAATACAATTTACATTAAAACTTGAGCACTACATCAGTTTTTTTCAGATAAAATGGAAAAACCTATATGATACTAAGTTGCAATAGAGATACAACAACCAACTTAATTTATGAGAGATGCTATACACACATTATGTACACGATGTGTGTTTAGAATAAGCCAGTTAGGCAGCAGAAAGTTTGGGAAATTTACGAGGGTCCAAAACATTTCTATCATGCATTTAATAGAATTTGTGATTGTCCAAAGCATTTATGTAATTATTTCCCCCTAAAATAGTTAAGAAATTCAAGGGATATGGTGTCAGGCAACTAACTATTCTGCAGAAGGCACACAGTGGAGCATTCAACTGGCAAGAATAGTGCTCCATATGCAACATATTATGATCTTAAATATGGAAGATAGAATATCTAAGCACGAGAACTTACAGTTCAAAAGCAAGAAAAGTAGATGCACAGAATGCTTCTTTACGAGCAATGCATTCTCTTTCTGCAGCAACTGATGCAAGATTTCCATTACAGAAATAAATCCAAATCTGAAAGTAGCAGCATAATATATTAGGCGTCAGCATAGGTAATTTCAACCAACTTAAGAAAATAAAGATTGCTTCACATGTTTGCTTACTTTTCACGCTCCCGGTTGGAATCACTAGTCCTTACAATGAGGATCATTATGGATAATGCATCAACACGAATACCCTCTTCCGAATATTTTAGCGCAATTTGTAGCACTCCACTAAAGAATGGAGTCCAGAATGTAGAAGGAAGAAACATGTTTCCAATGTGAAGCCCATCTTCCTCTGGGTCAGGCACATTCAGCAAAGCAGAACTGTGTTCTTGATTGTTCCTCTCCATTTCCATGTTATTGTCAACATATGTCTCAACAGAAACATTGTCCCTGAGGTTACACTAAGGAAAATCGTATTATACAGAAGTTCATAAGCATGACAGCCTACCATTATACAGAAGTGAAATAAAGTAATCATCCACCCACACTTGTTATTGTATTACTGCGTATTTTCAAATAATGCACTTGGTAGGATCTATAAATAGGAAAATATCCAGGGAAACAACCCTTTCGCTGAAAACTCTGCAGAAACCATGTGTACAAGTTTTAGAATAAACAAAAAACTAATAAATTCCATATGTAGGCTGTAAGTCATATAAACCTGAAACTTTTCGAGTTCAAACTGATTTGCATTTGAAAGCTAGAAAAAGTAAGTCACATTGAATAGCGTTCCTTTTACTATTGACTATTACTTGTTTCTCTGTTTCTCCTTTTCATACTATCTCCATTCCGGCTTAGAGGGCCTATCTCGCTTTTTCTGTTCTCCGTTTTGTAAGTCCCATTTTTATTGCTCCCTATCACCTATTCAGATTTCGAGGTGCATTAAATCGCTGCATTCAAAGATTGAGAGAAAATTTACCAATGCATGAAAAGTTCTTGGACATTCAGTGGTCACGGATGCATCCATTGCAATTAATGCATCGGTAATAAACACAATTTTTTGAGGAAAATGAGCACACCAATTGAGTACTTACACGGACTGAAAAAATTATTCCACCACTACCACCTACCTTGGTTAGGGAGATTTTTGAATTGGGCCCTTTAAACTGGAAGGGAGGGAGTGGTTCCCAAATGCGCTGGAGGCCTGGAATGTGTTTTTGAAATTTTACATGTTTGGAAAATGTCACCTCCCCAACATAATGCttttttttggagatttttctaaTCTAGTTTCCAGAGTCTTCAATGGAAAGGTAGACCacaacaaatattttcctacAGCATTAGTGGTTCAGCAAGTGGGGAGGCATGTGGTATATGGTTTGTTCTTCTGATTCCATTCAAAACAATGACACCTAAGGATTGAATGTGCAAGGAAATGGAATTCCTTCATCCATTGGAGGCCATTGATGGTGTTATCCTCAACCCTGACAATGATCACCAATTTATTTTGGCTCGATCATCCTGAGGCGTGTCCTTTGCGGCCAGGAAGGACAAACAATCTTGCACCCGCTGTGCACTTTCCCCCAGCATGGACTTCCGGGCATGACCCTCAGCCCACTGCGGTGATCAGTTTTTTTAGTGGTTCTGAGTGTGGCAGAGTGAGTTGGCAATGACAAGCTGAAGGTGCTTGACCACTCAACGTCTTCACGATTTGAAGGCTCGTGAGACTGCACTATTCCTGCCTACTCAATAGAGTATTGCCATGCTATCAGGAGCAGGTTGGCTCCATTtgggtggaagcagggccatgggAATTGGCAGACGCAAAGATACTGAGAAGGGCACCCCTGCTCACGATACCCCCTGGTGTCTCACTGTCTCTTAAGCCTAGGCCATAGCTGTAGCTCTATAGCTGTAGTTCAGTCCTTAGAATTTTTATTTTCTTCGTTTTTGCTGTCTACTTTAGGTAAGCCTaggtgtttttgtttctgttttggctTTTCTTTTGCTGCTCAGCTGTGATTTGTGTCATTTTGACGCCTTCTTTTGATAGTTGTTAATGTGTTACTAACTTACTATGGTTACTGGTTAACATTATCCAGATTGACCATTTGACAAATCAAAAGGCATCCTTGCCCCTCACACAAAAGCAAAGAGAAGGCCAATGGATCATTAGAGAAAGATAACACTGATACTGAATATGGTAAAAAATGGCTGTTCTGCATTTCCCATTTCCTAATTACTGCTCCCTCCGACCCAAAATAAGTACAAGTTCAGTACTAAATCAGCGACACTTattgtgggacggagggagtactttcttTTAACATTTGTTTAGCCTTCGAAAGATGCAGACAAATTGCTAACCACACAACAGCTATCCTGGGAATCCTGGCAACAAAAAATGTGTTCAATGAAGTAAGGCATACCTTTGGTTAGACCTGGTTACATGAGTGAGAAAGTTCTGTAAGATGCTATGCAATATCCGCAGGGCTCTACCAACGACAACAGCCTGATGAAAAGAAAGCGGAGTACCTCAACGGTAAGCACGAGTACCTCAAACTGAAAGCACGAGTGGAGAATTTGCAGAGAACTCAACGGAGAACAGCTTCATGGCATGGGGATAGGGACTGAGGGAACCATTACCATCGTCGTCCTTGGGGTCGACGGGGAGGCGGAGCTGCTCGACGAGGAACTGGCAGACCTCGGTGTGCCCCTCCCGGGCGGCGAAGTGCAGCGCGGTGCGCTTGTTGGCGTCCCGCACGCCTGCGGCCACCGCGGCCGCGCCCTTCCCCTCCTCGTCGAGCGCGGACCCGAACTCTGCAACCAACACCAGCAGCAACAGCGACGAAGCCAAGCAGGTGAGcaaaggagggggggggggggggggggggggggggctactcCGGAGGGCCTCGAGGTCGCCGGAGCACGCGGCCTCCAGGAAAGCCTGCACCTTGctccgagctgcagcggcggaccaGATTGAGATTGAGCGTGGGTCGGCCGGCGGGCGTGGGACGGGACATCCCTCCGACGGTCAGGAGATTGGACGGACGGTGAACGGAAAACGGCGGACCTCCCCCTCCTCCGCCTCCGCGCggccggccggggggggggggggggggggaccgatGTCGCAgcgaggagggggcggcgacgtCAGGGAAATGGGGAGGGGGGGATTGGGGCTGGATTCGGCCGTGGGTTGGATTGGTAGGAAGGGGGACAAGGATCTGAAATGTAACAATGGCGCATTCcaaagaggtgcgccattagtaaccactcCAAAGAGGTgcgccctggttactaatggcgcatcagctggtggtgcgtcattagtagttttgcaaaagaaaattatagtagtggcgcaccacctacaaatgcgtcATTAGTaatcctggttactaatggcgcaccagctgatggtgcgtcattagtagttttgcaaaataaattatagtagtggcgcaccacctacaaatgcgccattagtaaccctggttactaatggcgcaccagctggtggtgcgccattagtagttttgcaaaaaaataattatagtagtggcgcactgggtgagtggtgcgtcattactagttaaactagtaatggcgcactctgccccggtgcgccattagtacttttgtaaaaaaaaatagtagtggcgcaccgagtgtgtggtgcgccattagtgtccatcacactaatggcacacatgcacatggtgcgccactgttatatagtagtggcgcactacttgtctggtgcgccattagtgtctatatcatctatagcccttttcctagtagtgtcttATCTATCGAAATGAttgctcttgtctacttttgttccacaagttaaaccaaagaacactagtaacaaaggcaagaaagtttcttcatctagtaacaacaatgctaaagctaaatcaaatgatgttgtttctagtggctatcttgattccactaatgattctcttagccaagttacacttgagcaaaaaAAAcgttttattgaaagggattatagagtgaggtgtcttaaagagtcttgccggaagtaagcaatttgaggaaattgtgcgtaatcaaggaggacatcggaagaagcaaggtgttggctacttcaacgtcaacacagatgtttgggaagaaggtccatatcccgttcccaagtttgttcctcaagaggataaGTATGATCCTATTCCTCCCaatggaacaagctcacaagatggccttcctccacaagaccacaaggtcaAGGGAGATTTTCAAGAGGACATtgcctcatttgaagaagaaccccaagccaaggttgagtgggttaccaaggacacttctagcactacctcatctagttctctaaggatccccatcaaggtcatgtgggtccccaagaggaagaactagaaagttcttgaggggtgacttcgccaataaattcactcttattcattttggcaagaactatatgcaatcaactccaaccacatGCATTAGtttaaggagtcacacattccctcaaaggtgagcaagggacaaggtaattaatgcatctttggacatcacctcccatgtactTCACcctatgtccatagatatccttgcctttgttccttttgctttggggctaacccatgtaggtgagaagcgtgagaaacaacaaggattgctcccaactcaagatgaacttcat includes:
- the LOC123447871 gene encoding protein SENSITIVE TO UV 2-like isoform X1, which encodes MEMERNNQEHSSALLNVPDPEEDGLHIGNMFLPSTFWTPFFSGVLQIALKYSEEGIRVDALSIMILIVRTSDSNREREKFGFISVMEILHQLLQKENALLVKKHSVHLLFLLLNCPMMLKMLCSGGKDGSELMETVDVKMNHNKLSTQFSRTCLNV
- the LOC123447871 gene encoding uncharacterized protein LOC123447871 isoform X2, giving the protein MSRPTPAGRPTLNLNLVRRCSSEQEFGSALDEEGKGAAAVAAGVRDANKRTALHFAAREGHTEVCQFLVEQLRLPVDPKDDDGCCRW